The proteins below come from a single Malus domestica chromosome 03, GDT2T_hap1 genomic window:
- the LOC103415893 gene encoding uncharacterized protein: MGKRDKKPRHQQRRAAFHYTEEDDGDGDYEGHSASKLTVSEEEEEEEEAAAEEEVAGEEVADEYPSTDMPSKFLLYQQSVQSPKGDISYLQKFFLMYVGGRLPLHLQEDFCGTALLSAEWLRTDPRRTAVGLDLDPEALNWCLENNINKVGSDGYSRISLFHGNVLQPLEAKLIKSEAEEQMRNISLGENGDGLESDGLESTLQESSSSSHDEKYLSNHPLPARDIVCAFNYSCCCLHQRAELVLYLKHALAVLSKKGGIFVMDLYGGTSSECKLRLQRRFVNFTYVWEQAEFDIIERKTRISLHFHLKKQQKKIRHAFSYSWRLWSLPEIKDCMEEAGFKSVHFWLRKMQDSGEIRRTEGFGVGRDIKYEEVKHFQQHDSWNAYIVGVA; this comes from the exons ATGGGAAAGCGCGATAAGAAACCGAGACACCAGCAAAGGAGAGCTGCCTTCCACTACACTGAGGAAGACGATGGCGACGGTGATTATGAAGGTCACTCCGCTTCCAAGCTCACTGTTtccgaagaagaagaggaggaggaggaggcggcGGCGGAGGAGGAGGTTGCCGGAGAAGAGGTTGCTGATGAATACCCATCAACTGATATGCCCTCAAAGTTTCTTCTTTATCAACAATCTGTACAG TCGCCGAAAGGAGACATAAGCTATTTGCAGAAGTTCTTTTTGATGTATGTGGGTGGGAGGTTACCTCTCCATCTCCAAGAAGATTTCTGTGGTACTGCACTGCTTAG TGCAGAATGGCTCCGGACTGACCCGAGAAGGACTGCTGTAGGGTTGGATTTGGACCCTGAAGCGCTAAACTGGTGCTTGGAGAACAACATAAATAAAGTTGGGTCTGATGGATATTCCAGAATATCCCTCTTTCACGGGAATGTCTTACAACCTCTTGAGGCCAAACTAATTAAGTCTGAAGCTGAGGAGCAAATGAGAAACATTTCACTCGGTGAGAACGGAGATGGTTTGGAGAGTGATGGATTGGAATCTACTCTTCAAGAGAGCTCTTCTTCCTCACATGATGAGAAGTACTTAAGCAACCATCCGTTGCCTGCTAGAGACATTGTGTGTGCTTTTAACTACAGCTGTTGTTGTCTCCATCAACGTGCTGAACTGGTTCTGTATCTCAAGCATGCTCTTGCTGTCTTGTCAAAGAAAGGTGGAATATTTGTAATGGATTTGTACGGCGGTACATCCTCAGAGTGCAAGCTAAGGCTTCAAAGAAGATTTGTCAATTTTACG TATGTTTGGGAGCAAGCTGAATTTGATATAATTGAGCGCAAGACAAGAATCAGCCTCCATTTCCATCTCAAAAAACAGCAGAAGAAAATTCGACATGCATTTTCATACAGCTGGAGGCT GTGGTCGCTGCCGGAGATCAAGGACTGCATGGAAGAGGCAGGCTTTAAGTCTGTCCATTTTTGGCTGAGGAAGATGCAAGACAGCGGAGAAATCCGAAGAACAGAGGGTTTTGGTGTTGGGCGAGACATAAAATAtgaagaggtgaaacattttcagCAACATGATTCATGGAATGCATACATCGTAGGTGTTGCATAG